The following proteins come from a genomic window of Acanthopagrus latus isolate v.2019 chromosome 5, fAcaLat1.1, whole genome shotgun sequence:
- the adgra2 gene encoding adhesion G protein-coupled receptor A2, producing the protein MTGGGGAAEVRSSRRTMFAPGVGIPLLPGRLVLMLLLLSASEPRFSQACPGLLASTSGCSCTDERSKAHGVPAVGKRVSCSKEELSEPPDGSLLPNRTVALILSHNKIRVLRNGSFFGLNALEKLDLKHNLISTIMPGAFQGLSELRKLDLSNNRIGCLTADMFQGLTNLTKLILSGNIISTLDPGVFQELPSLKLVNFNSDYLTCDCGLRWVPGFFRGSSARLGDETLCAYPRSLKGKPLRGLRESQLSCDGPLELHTLSLLPSQRQVVFKGDRLPFHCTAALVDKITTLHWRHNGRLVTSDPEMGVQLENSVLHDCTFITSELILFNVHVEARGEWECVVSTGRGNTSRSVEILVLENSASFCPEDKVVNNRGEFRWPRTLAGITSHQYCLQLRYPSLSVEGGIEQKKASRQCDSYGKWKEGDYSDCHYTNGITRVLHTFILRPINASNAVTLAHQVRTYTLEAAGFTDSVDVLYVAQLMEKFMEYVRQLRELSEVLVEMGSNLMQVDDQILTLAQREKRACSLIVYSLEMLAWPQLHSHAQDFSMVSRNIVMEAHLIRPAHFTGITCTAYQRRELSPVSQGMEMAESTNEQQLHFRCSTGSHNTSLNNFPFKNSVAMASVTLPATLFPPDAPADCKLQFVAFRTGSFFPLAGNSSNNGEHSRRRSVNTPVIFVGLDGCSMWNHSEPIWVSLRHLSPGSDAVAAQWSMEALEKQGSWSQEGCQLVHSDSSTSTMRCSLLSNYAVLQEVPDFPNPAPISVRVLHPVVYACTAVLLLCLFTIIITHILHHSSIYISRKSWHTLLNTCFHIAMTSAIYAGGISLTSYPVVCQAVGIVLHYSSLSTLLWIGVSARVIYKEAVWRMPRQPDGESPAPPTQRPMLRFYLIAGGVPLIICGITAAVNVNNYGDNSPYCWLVWRPSLGSFFVPAGLVVLVTWIYFLCTVFRLRHRQAKECTGTTLSSPVTESQPALAGSTSLLSTDSVVGPINPVVVPEDQYSLKTQFLVLVATHFLFVVLWCCGAMAMWLTGHTSLLFSCLYGMAAIVLGVFLVVHHCFRRLDVQASWLSCCPGYRRSHPMSTYTHTCTTGSGVQTSEQGSQLFINCHPPGDSHNSSSARSSSTPSGISSVGPGPCKLTNLLQVAQENSNNTSRAPAGNNTSTSTDNITKPTNNILPTINSAAPVHPQRRKVSSRTKQGSSQYHHRGEGRGHYRLKALRTAGGGGSLGALGPPGSEHLSASHAVYKQATSENGSIHHSLSENQASPLTNGKRIGESVATSPSEGSDGGSSGSRKPFPLLPTMASRAAMHGAQRRCASRDNLKLAAAAERDTKRCSYPLNSVTTTVPGAAAPNGTLKKSVLELEQDMSGTDQSQSSVGMKSGLWKSETTV; encoded by the exons gATACTGAGCCACAACAAAATCCGAGTTCTGAGAAACGGCTCTTTCTTTGGACTTAACGCTTTGGAAAAACT GGACCTCAAACACAACTTAATCAGCACCATCATGCCTGGAGCCTTCCAAGGCCTGTCTGAGCTTCGGAAACT CGACCTTTCCAACAACCGCATTGGCTGCCTGACTGCCGACATGTTCCAGGGATTGACCAATCTCACTAAACT GATCCTCTCTGGCAACATCATATCGACCTTGGATCCAGGGGTGTTTCAGGAGCTGCCGTCCCTCAAGCTAGT aaacTTCAACTCGGACTACCTGACATGTGACTGCGGGTTGCGCTGGGTCCCGGGTTTCTTTCGCGGTAGCTCAGCCCGGTTGGGGGACGAAACCCTGTGCGCCTACCccaggagcctgaagggaaagcCCCTGCGTGGACTGAGGGAAAGCCAGCTGAGCTGTG ACGGCCCTCTAGAGCTGCACACCCTGTCGCTGCTGCCGTCCCAGCGTCAGGTGGTCTTCAAGGGCGACCGGCTGCCCTTCCACTGCACCGCCGCCTTGGTGGACAAGATCACCACCTTGCACTGGCGTCACAACGGTCGGCTGGTGACCTCCGACCCGGAGATGGGCGTCCAGCTGGAGAACAGCGTGCTGCATGACTGCACCTTCATCACCAG TGAGTTGATACTGTTCAACGTACATGTGGAGGCCAGGGGAGAGTGGGAGTGTGTGGTTTCTACTGGGCGGGGTAATACCTCTCGCAGTGTTGAAATACTGGTGCTGGAGAACAGTGCCTCCTTCTGTCCAGAGGATAAAGTTGTCAACAACCGTGGGGAGTTCAG GTGGCCGAGAACCTTGGCAGGCATCACCTCGCATCAGTACTGCCTGCAGCTGCGTTACCCCTCCCTGTCTGTGGAAGGAGGTATTGAGCAGAAAAAAGCTTCCAGACAGTGTGACAGTTATGGGAAGTGGAAGGAAGGTGATTATTCAGACTGTCACTACACCAATGGCATCACCCGTGTCCTGCATACGTTCATCCTG AGGCCCATCAATGCGTCCAATGCTGTCACCCTGGCACATCAGGTGCGCACGTACACCCTGGAGGCTGCAGGCTTCACTGACTCCGTGGATGTGTTGTATGTGGCGCAACTGATGGAGAAGTTCATGGAATATGTCAGACAGCTGCGGGAG TTGTCAGAGGTGCTGGTGGAGATGGGGAGTAACCTGATGCAGGTGGACGACCAGATACTCACTCTTGcccagagagagaagagagccTGCAGCTTGATAGTCTACTCTCTGGAGATGTTGGCCTGGCCTCAGCTACACAGCCATGCTCAGGATTTCTCCATG GTGTCGAGGAACATTGTGATGGAGGCCCACTTAATCCGACCTGCCCATTTCACGGGCATCACCTGCACTGCATATCAGCGTCGTGAGCTCTCGCCGGTCAGCCAGGGGATGGAAATGGCAGAGTCCACGAatgagcagcagcttcatttTCGCTGCAGCACCGGCTCCCACAACACCTCCCTCAACAATTTTCCCTTTAAG aaTTCAGTAGCCATGGCCTCTGTGACTCTCCCAGCCACTCTCTTTCCTCCTGATGCTCCTGCAGACTGTAAGCTGCAGTTTGTAGCTTTCAGAACCGGCAGCTTTTTCCCTCTGGCTGGGAACTCGAGCAACAATGGGGAACACTCTCGCCGACGTAGCGTCAACACACCTGTCATCTTTGTTGGCCTGG ACGGCTGCAGCATGTGGAACCACTCAGAGCCCATTTGGGTTTCGCTGCGCCACTTGTCCCCTGGTTCTGATGCTGTGGCAGCCCAGTGGAGCATGGAGGCACTGGAGAAACAGGGAAGCTGGAGCCAGGAGGGCTGTCAGCTGgtccacagtgacagcagcacgTCCACGATGCGTTGCTCTCTGCTCAGCAACTATGCCGTGCTGCAG GAGGTGCCTGACTTCCCCAACCCAGCACCCATCTCTGTGAGGGTGCTCCACCCTGTGGTCTATGCCTGCACTGCagtgctcctcctctgccttttcaccatcatcatcacacacatacTCCACCACAg TTCTATTTACATATCAAGAAAAAGCTGGCACACATTACTTAATACCTGCTTCCACATCGCCATGACATCAGCCATCTATGCAGGAGGGATAAGCTTGACCAGCTACCCGGTGGTTTGTCAAGCA GTTGGCATCGTCCTGCACTACTCCTCGCTGTCCACCCTGCTGTGGATCGGAGTCAGCGCCAGGGTCATCTACAAAGAGGCTGTGTGGAGAATGCCACGGCAGCCGGACGGAGAGTCTCCTGCTCCACCTACTCAGCGACCTATGCTCAG GTTCTACTTGATAGCTGGAGGCGTCCCTCTTATCATTTGTGGGATCACCGCAGCTGTCAATGTCAACAACTACGGAGACAACAGCCCTTA CTGCTGGCTGGTTTGGCGCCCCAGTCTGGGGTCTTTCTTTGTTCCGGCTGGCCTCGTGGTGCTGGTGACCTGGATCTATTTCCTGTGCACTGTGTTTCGCCTGAGGCACCGTCAGGCCAAAGAATGCACCGGAACCACCCTGTCCTCTCCTGTGACTGAGAGCCAGCCTGCACTGGCAGGAAGCACCAGCCTCCTCTCCACAGACTCAGTGGTGGGGCCTATAAACCCTGTTGTGGTGCCAGAGGACCAGTATTCACTGAAGACACAATTCTTGGTGCTGGTGGCaacccacttcctgtttgtggtgTTGTGGTGTTGTGGAGCCATGGCGATGTGGCTAACAGGGCACACTAGCTTATTGTTTAGCTGTCTCTATGGGATGGCTGCTATAGTTTTGGGTGTGTTTCTGGTGGTGCACCACTGCTTCCGCCGTCTGGATGTGCAGGCCTCATGGCTGTCGTGTTGCCCAGGCTATCGCCGCTCCCATCCGAtgtccacatacacacacacctgcaccacGGGAAGCGGGGTGCAGACCTCTGAGCAGGGATCACAACTTTTCATCAACTGCCATCCACCCGGTGACTCGCACAACTCCTCATCGGCTCGCTCGTCATCCACGCCAAGTGGAATCAGCAGCGTGGGCCCCGGGCCATGCAAGCTCACCAATCTGCTGCAGGTGGCACAAGAGAATTCGAACAACACTTCACGTGCCCCTGCAGGCAACAACACCAGCACCAGTACTGACAACATCACCAAGCCAACAAACAATATTCTGCCCACCATTAACTCTGCAGCCCCAGTGCATCCCCAGAGAAGGAAGGTGAGTAGCAGAACTAAACAAGGTAGCAGTCAGTATCACCATCGAGGTGAGGGCCGGGGCCACTACCGTCTCAAAGCTCTAAGGACTGCTGGTGGTGGGGGTAGCCTGGGAGCTTTGGGACCCCCTGGTTCAGAACACCTTAGTGCTTCACATGCCGTTTACAAACAGGCCACGAGCGAGAACGGCAGCATCCACCACAGCCTTTCAGAGAACCAAGCCAGCCCGCTTACCAATGGGAAGCGCATTGGAGAGTCAGTGGCAACCAGCCCCTCAGAGGGAAGTGACGGTGGCAGCAGCGGGAGCCGCAAACCCTTCCCCCTGCTGCCCACCATGGCCAGCAGAGCGGCCATGCACGGCGCTCAGAGACGATGTGCCAGCAGAGACAATTTGAAACTGGCAGCAGCTGCGGAGCGAGACACTAAGCGCTGCTCATACCCTTTGAACAGCGTCACCACCACTGTGCCAGGGGCTGCTGCGCCAAATGGCACTCTTAAAAAGTCCGTGCTCGAGCTAGAGCAGGACATGAGTGGCACGGACCAATCACAGAGCTCGGTTGGAATGAAGAGTGGCCTGTGGAAAAGTGAAACCACAGTGTAA